The DNA sequence GTGAAAACAGGGAACTTTTggcttttcagtttttttctgttaaacATGATGGCCCTGTACTTTTTAAATACAGATTGAATAAAAACACAGTGATCACAGTTCACACctgcagtgaagctcctcccacaacaattcaccaataaatactgggaatattcacatcatcctacaagagaaggacaaactccaggtgtagcagctgaaatctgtgtgactgttaaagatggactttattaaagaggagattgaagacatgagtgatccagaaccatccagaataaaacaGGAAGATACTGAGATACAAACAGGTTGGTGTCCATTCTTGAGTCTATATTGTTGACTGCTTTGGTAGATGTGAATTACTGAGCAGAATATTAATGATAAATGATACAGAAATGCACCTAAATGATCATAACCTTATATAGCAGTtgtcaaaaacattttgtaaatgaCAGAACAAAACTTTGCCTCATGAAGATCGGATACCTGATCTCTTTTGCTTTCTGCTATTAAATCAGTGTTCACTTGAACTGATTCTAACTTGATGTGTATTTTAGACCAGGTGGAAGTGAAACAGGAAAGACAAGAACTGAATGAAGTAGAGGAGGAACATCGTAACTTTAAAACTCAAAGAACAAAAGCCAAAAAGCTGCAcacctgcactcagtgtggaaaaagtttcacacATAAAGGACACCTTAGCaaacacatgagaattcacactggagagaaaccgtacacatgcactcagtgtggaaagtgtTTTGCTTCTGGATCAGGTCTCACTTATCATCTGCTCcgtcactctggagaaaaaccattcaagtgtgatcagtgtggtaaagatTTTAATTCATCATCACATCTAAAACAAcacctgaaagttcattcagatgagaagccttatgtgtgttctctctgtggaaaGTGTTTTTCATGGCTGAATACCTTTAAACTGCACcaaaaaacacataatgaaGTGAGAGATTATATGTGCTttgactgtgggaagagctttactacaTCTAGTCATCTGGAACAGCATCAAAGAATTCATAccggagaaaaaccttacaagtgctcatattgtgacaagagtttcactcaGTCTCCACacctgaaatcacatgagcgagttcatactggagagaagccgtaccacTGTACTCAGTGTGGGACGAATTTCAAAGATGCAACAGGTTTCAAAAATCATCTGCTCCGTCACTCTGGAGAAAAgccatttaactgtgatcagtgtggtatAAAGTTCATTTCATCGTCACATCTAAAAAGACACCTGAAAATTCATTCAGATGAGGGACCTCatgtgtgttctctctgtggaaagagtttttcaaggCTGAACAATTTTAAACtgcaccagaaaacacataatggagtgagagatcatgtgtgttgtgactgtgggaagagctttactaGAGCTGAAAATCTGAATCGgcaccaaagaattcatactggagaaaaaccttacaagtgctcatattgtgacaagagtttcactcaGTCGGGAACtctgaaatcacatgagcgaattcatactggagagaagccgtactaCTGTACTCAGTGTGGAGAGAGTTTCACCCGATTAAATATTCTATTGACACATATTAAAAAGCATTGTTCACAGTGAGCAAATGTTTTCATCAGATCCAAAACTTTCAAATAAATCATGTGAGATTCACATTAAGTAAATGTGTAGTTAGTTAACTAATAAACTAGTGTTGCTGTGAAATGCCACAagatttgtgttttatatgttgGAGAACAAGAAAATTATTGAATTATTCTTTGATTGAACGCTTACATGAAGAAATACCAAAATTAGGACTGGAAGAAAGAAGAtgtaagaaaaacaacaacaatcagGTATTTGTCAATATATGAAACAATTCTCTGAATTTGAGTTTTTATACtcaatatggattttttttcttttgtgtttagttACATAAAAACCAGTTATTtgataaacagatttatttaaaagtctACACATTTCTCTGCAACATAAGTTGTATAAGCTCTgtacaataacaacaaataaaactaCCATTTTACTGACAATGTGTGATTTTGTGAGAAAATGTTATCTACAGATCCAGTACTTTAAATAAACTGAGAATCAGATAAAGTAAATGTATAGTGAAATAAACTTGTGTTCTGTGACATTAGTTTTGTGGAAGTTGTTTTTGAGTTGTAACTTTCTGACTTGTCATTTAGCTGTCacttttatttcagtatatacatttaatattttattttcatagaCATTTGTAAATTCACAAATTTCGTCCACTTAGGGGTGGTGGAAGAATATTGACTTGCGACAGTTTGCTGTCCATAGGCTctgtataaaacataaaatgattattttaatgacaacatctttgttgatgtGTGCATTTAAGTCATGTAGGCTATGTGTTAGTCCATTGTAGTATTTAATCAAATGTTTTAACTTCTAATTCTGAGCAATTTTTGAAGGAGacacaaataatacagccaAAATTGTACTTGTAAGGATATGCGATAGTTGTTTAAATATGAGTTAGGTTCATAGGTTCACCACGTGGCCATAttatcccctggtttcacagactaaaatgcatgtttgagctgttttaactgaaagcaacttgttctgacagatcttaaaatatgtcagtgccattttttttgtctcaagatgcacatcagtaatgttttttttcttcttgtgaacgtttataaaagccaCTTAGATAtactaattgaactaaggtctaatcctggcttaggctaagccctgtctgtgaaaccgggcctacaattattaaattatcttGCGTCCTCCACATAGTATTTTATGCTTCGTCTGTGACAAAGGACGTCTCTTACTTAGATATTCAACAGCAGCAAGCCCACTGATCCCCCACTTTACATCATACTGAGCAAAACCCAACACAACGGTAGATCTACAATATTAGCCAAATATCAGTAACTTACTATCCCACAAGCTACGGTATTAAACAAGCTATACCAAACAAGCTAGGTAACGTTATAATCGCTAATGACTCAGTTCAAACTACAGAGtgaaaaaaggtaaataaaacatgttatcTCAGTTCTCTTTGGAGGAAAGTCGAGTGAACCCTGAtttaataacagaaaacaaGTGAGATCAGGTATCTGACTATCAAGTGTCAGATCTTTGATGAGATAAAGGTTAGTTTTGTCTTGTTAGTCATAATGTGAATGACACCTGCTGTACAAGATTATGATCTTAGTGCATTTGTATCATATATCCCTAaattatttgctttttttttccacagctcTTATGATTGTTATCCAACAATATAAACTAAACCAAACAGTCAGTGATCATCATGCatttaaactaatttaaacaattaatGTCAGCCATAATTTTTACATTGAAATGAATGTTTTGTGTAGAAAGTAACTTTAGGATTAAACAAGAGAATCTAGTGATTCGGATAATAAATTTCATTGAACTTTAATATTACAAATCAAATTACACACAAGTGAATGTTGTCAAAATTTCACCAGCACCTCAAATGAACGACCAACACCAGGCTCTTCGGGATCACATCTGCAGTTTATTGACAGAGAACAGAAAATCAACACACACACCTTCAGATTCACCATCTTTCAGCTGAAGGATGTATAAGAAAAGACACGTTAAGTATCGTCCTCCCTAACAGTAACTGCAATTCAGGGAAAACCTCTAATTTGGCGCGCAGGCGGCAACATAAAACAAAGATGTGTGTTAAAAAACTCCAAAAATACATCGAACTGTTAGCAGAAAAACGCACACATTAAACTTGTTCTGGTTTTATGACACTTCTATAATTAATACCAACTCGAAACTTCACTCAGTACAGCACATTTTCACTCTTTAACGCAGAGAACTGCAGAGACttccctagtgaaaaataaatatattaaattgtatttgaaatatgtttatttcatgccaagtatactacaaatacatttacatattatgtacttaataaaaatactctGCAATTGTATACTtaactggtatacttaaagtctgctaaattggaacatctaattttgtacttaattgtacttaattttgtACTTTAATTGTGCGGAAGTATTGCAGAAGTCCAActttgtgctaaagtggaactattgcaagtacactttaaatatcttgcatttattCAAAGATCATACAGTCCTTACTAATAgtgacattaaaacacattttaggcttaatattaagaaatgtgcattgtgcacaagtagtactccaaataaagtttaattataggCGATTTAAAAGGGatatgtcagtaaatatgttaatagATTTAAACTATACATAGTAtgcaataaatgtattttaaatatattgcttTTTTACTAGGGTTACCTGACTGACTCTCACAGACTGATGTTCTGACTGATAACAGGCGCACGACTGGTCCATTACAAATGACGTCACTCAAAGAGCGCGCTCTCTATCTCTGGCTGCCCAGTAGTTGATAATGCTAGTGTTTACTGCTTACTTTTATTAACTGTAGTCTCCTGCTTTTGTTTTCAAGAAGAGAAAAGCTACTTCAAGAACTAAAAAATGACATCTGGATGCATTCATGTGTGGTAAAAGCTCTCCAGCATGTCAGGTGTGTAGCGCTgggatttaattaaataatgttgcaaaatggACCAACTGGAGTGTTTGTTCAGTAATGACAGAGAACCGTAAACTGCTcatctgattttatttattatacattttgaaaagacAAGAGTGAATAACAATCtaagtatatacacacacacacacaaaaaaaaaaaaaaaaaaacgtgaaatatatataatataaaatgacaaataagtATACAAGGAGGCAATCAACTCATCAGTCTTttggggctttcgcaccggaggaccttttcatagttcctagattGTCTgtagtacccggattttgccgtgttcgcaccACAGGatctaggaacgattttagttctaggaactccttttgggagaactaaattagctcctacttcagagtagggtctgacccagcactataggaactaccaGTAACGTATGTTGATTGGCCAAACGCACGCGAAAAACCggcacccgccatttttaaaaaagccatGTACACACACAATTTATAGCCTATACATTTACTCCACAAACTAACTAACTtatacaaacatggaaaacagtgatagatggacctctcaaCCTTACGCTAATCAGAAAATCCAATGCGACTTTGGACCAAGCAAAACATTATGTACTTC is a window from the Ctenopharyngodon idella isolate HZGC_01 chromosome 15, HZGC01, whole genome shotgun sequence genome containing:
- the LOC127495716 gene encoding zinc finger protein 239-like isoform X3, with protein sequence MDFIKEEIEDMSDPEPSRIKQEDTEIQTDQVEVKQERQELNEVEEEHRNFKTQRTKAKKLHTCTQCGKSFTHKGHLSKHMRIHTGEKPYTCTQCGKCFASGSGLTYHLLRHSGEKPFKCDQCGKDFNSSSHLKQHLKVHSDEKPYVCSLCGKCFSWLNTFKLHQKTHNEVRDYMCFDCGKSFTTSSHLEQHQRIHTGEKPYKCSYCDKSFTQSPHLKSHERVHTGEKPYHCTQCGTNFKDATGFKNHLLRHSGEKPFNCDQCGIKFISSSHLKRHLKIHSDEGPHVCSLCGKSFSRLNNFKLHQKTHNGVRDHVCCDCGKSFTRAENLNRHQRIHTGEKPYKCSYCDKSFTQSGTLKSHERIHTGEKPYYCTQCGESFTRLNILLTHIKKHCSQ
- the LOC127495716 gene encoding zinc finger protein 239-like isoform X2, translating into MEFIKEEIEDMSISEPSGIKDEETEEQIDQVEVKQERQELNEVEEEHRNFKTQRTKAKKLHTCTQCGKSFTHKGHLSKHMRIHTGEKPYTCTQCGKCFASGSGLTYHLLRHSGEKPFKCDQCGKDFNSSSHLKQHLKVHSDEKPYVCSLCGKCFSWLNTFKLHQKTHNEVRDYMCFDCGKSFTTSSHLEQHQRIHTGEKPYKCSYCDKSFTQSPHLKSHERVHTGEKPYHCTQCGTNFKDATGFKNHLLRHSGEKPFNCDQCGIKFISSSHLKRHLKIHSDEGPHVCSLCGKSFSRLNNFKLHQKTHNGVRDHVCCDCGKSFTRAENLNRHQRIHTGEKPYKCSYCDKSFTQSGTLKSHERIHTGEKPYYCTQCGESFTRLNILLTHIKKHCSQ
- the LOC127495716 gene encoding zinc finger protein 239-like isoform X5, whose amino-acid sequence is MEFIKEEEDVSDPEPSRIKDEDTEEQIDQVEVKQERQELNEVEEEHRNFKTQRTKAKKLHTCTQCGKSFTHKGHLSKHMRIHTGEKPYTCTQCGKCFASGSGLTYHLLRHSGEKPFKCDQCGKDFNSSSHLKQHLKVHSDEKPYVCSLCGKCFSWLNTFKLHQKTHNEVRDYMCFDCGKSFTTSSHLEQHQRIHTGEKPYKCSYCDKSFTQSPHLKSHERVHTGEKPYHCTQCGTNFKDATGFKNHLLRHSGEKPFNCDQCGIKFISSSHLKRHLKIHSDEGPHVCSLCGKSFSRLNNFKLHQKTHNGVRDHVCCDCGKSFTRAENLNRHQRIHTGEKPYKCSYCDKSFTQSGTLKSHERIHTGEKPYYCTQCGESFTRLNILLTHIKKHCSQ
- the LOC127495716 gene encoding zinc finger protein 239-like isoform X4 codes for the protein MEFIKEEIEDTSISEPSGIKDEETEEQIDQVEVKQERQELNEVEEEHRNFKTQRTKAKKLHTCTQCGKSFTHKGHLSKHMRIHTGEKPYTCTQCGKCFASGSGLTYHLLRHSGEKPFKCDQCGKDFNSSSHLKQHLKVHSDEKPYVCSLCGKCFSWLNTFKLHQKTHNEVRDYMCFDCGKSFTTSSHLEQHQRIHTGEKPYKCSYCDKSFTQSPHLKSHERVHTGEKPYHCTQCGTNFKDATGFKNHLLRHSGEKPFNCDQCGIKFISSSHLKRHLKIHSDEGPHVCSLCGKSFSRLNNFKLHQKTHNGVRDHVCCDCGKSFTRAENLNRHQRIHTGEKPYKCSYCDKSFTQSGTLKSHERIHTGEKPYYCTQCGESFTRLNILLTHIKKHCSQ